Within the Armatimonadota bacterium genome, the region GCCCTAAAAGCTCTCGAACCCTGAGCATATCAGCAGACACTCCGTCCATGGGCGATATCACCCCACCCAGGACATGATAAAGTCCTCGAAACTCATTAGTCTTTTCCATCGCGACCACGTCGCGCGGCTCGGCCACGACACACAGCAGCGAAGGGTCACGTTTGGCATCCGAACAGACCTCGCAGCGGTCCTGGTCCGTATAGTTGTAGCAAATGGGGCAGAGTTTGATGTGGGCTTTCACGTCCATCACGGCGTCGGCAAGCATTCGCGCCTCGTCCTCAGTGATTTTGAGAACATGAAACGCCAGCCTCTGCGCGGATTTTGGTCCAATCCCAGGGAGCTTTTCAAACTCGCCCACCAGTTTTGCAAGCGGTTTTGCGTAGTGCATATGTACACACAAAAAATTGGCGAGCGGACGCCCACCATTGGTATCCGATACATTATAACAAATGCGCAGGGAGAATCAAAGTGAAAGTTTGTTGTCGGCGGCAGGCTGCGGGCTGATTTAGTAATTTATATTTTGTATTGATTATTGCTGATGTTGTTTGTAGTTTCGGCAGCAGGTAAAGCTATATAAAGTTCTCATTAACTGCTGAAACCGCCGGACGGGATAAGTGATATTAAAGGTTGGCGCGCATGGCGGCTCCGGCACCGATGCAGTACGAGATTGATAGCCATCTGAAAATCAACTGGTGCCGAAGCAACAAATCCCGAAATACCAATATTCATGATTCTACTTTAGTGGTATCTGGTGACATTTTGTCCTTTGCGAAAAATCGAGAGGCGTCTGACCTAACGAGGAGAGCAAATGCTGCTACGTCTGCAATACGACGAAAGTAAATTCCTGATTGACGAGCAGAATTATTAGGAACATCATACAGGAAAAACGAAACAATGATTCCACCAAGCACTACGGTTGGATAGAGGAAACGACTCCAGTTACAGCCATTGAGAATACCGATTCCTGCAATTGTGCGGAGAATAGCATATATCAGACTATAAGCAAAAACAAACACTACGGAACCGCCAGAAGTCTGAATTGTCAGCCGAAAAACTGACGAAAAAGGGATCATCAGTGGAACTATAAAACCAAATAAGCCAAAAATCGTCACATACCACCCTGCAACACTTACCCATAATGGTCTTTTAGTATTATCCATAGTTACCCTCTCACCCAACATACTATTTAGTATTTATAATTATATGCTTTGTTGCCAACATCCTCCTTGCCTGCGTCACATGCTTAATAATAATTCTTGTAAAGATTTGGCAACGCTAGAATGGTTGGTGTTTCGGGAATTCATTCCCGAAACTGCCGAGCGCATAGCCAATCATAATATAACAACCTCACCCGTATTCTATCTCCAACCAGCCAGGCTGTCAATATCAGTTGCAAAACACCGAAACTAAGCTGAATTTGCGACATCCCATTCCGACCGCATTATTGAATATATAAGCTGGTCATATCGTTTTCCATCAATCCAATAATGCTCTCTTTGCCTGCCATCCATTGTAAAGCCGCACTTCTCAAGGAGCCTAACTGAAGGAATATTGCCGGATGATGTTGTTGCATATAGCTTATTGAGATTGTATTTGCTGTCACCAAACGATAATCCAACAAACTGCCGCAGCATTATGCTGCCCAACCCTTTATTTCGATTTTGCTTCGGTAAGTAATATCCAAACTCTGCACTGTGGTTTCTTGGGTTGTAATCGAACGATCTTATTTTCCCTAAAGGCTCTTTATCAGCATTTGCAGCCACCAACACATAGTATGATCCATCAGAACTGCAAATCATCTTCCTCATCTTATCGATATAATCATCTTCCGATATATGAGATTGACATGGGCGACAGGTGTA harbors:
- a CDS encoding GNAT family protein, producing RPFIAPFRNFERFLKLSMMDDSSICQTMGVSPAKPGVYPYQLDHYTCRPCQSHISEDDYIDKMRKMICSSDGSYYVLVAANADKEPLGKIRSFDYNPRNHSAEFGYYLPKQNRNKGLGSIMLRQFVGLSFGDSKYNLNKLYATTSSGNIPSVRLLEKCGFTMDGRQREHYWIDGKRYDQLIYSIMRSEWDVANSA
- a CDS encoding DUF2127 domain-containing protein, which encodes MDNTKRPLWVSVAGWYVTIFGLFGFIVPLMIPFSSVFRLTIQTSGGSVVFVFAYSLIYAILRTIAGIGILNGCNWSRFLYPTVVLGGIIVSFFLYDVPNNSARQSGIYFRRIADVAAFALLVRSDASRFFAKDKMSPDTTKVES
- the recR gene encoding recombination mediator RecR produces the protein MHYAKPLAKLVGEFEKLPGIGPKSAQRLAFHVLKITEDEARMLADAVMDVKAHIKLCPICYNYTDQDRCEVCSDAKRDPSLLCVVAEPRDVVAMEKTNEFRGLYHVLGGVISPMDGVSADMLRVRELLGRINGGEIKEIVLATNPTIEGDATAMYIAQLVKPLGIKVTRIAHGMPVGGDMDYADQATLIQALQWRREI